In Aestuariibaculum lutulentum, one DNA window encodes the following:
- a CDS encoding DUF5723 family protein: protein MRKITIFLVLVLGSWCARSQSFQGFLADNYSGVNSVIVNPANATDSRFKTDINFIGVSGFGGNDYYGVNILDALKGDYDFDLDSKKHPSESNNGELNVDVMGPSFMFNLTEKSSLAIFTRARSFVNVNDINGNTIDEIDNDETDDFMVNEGDFNAFGQAWGELGITYARVLFNEEEHFVKGGLTLKYLQGGGSAYATGKNVSVLYDADGAGPDSGSITTTGQLTYGRYAELDNDNYDYEIPKASGFGADLGFVYEWRPHYNDYVSTNAQGETYVRKDKNKYQLKLGLSITDIGAIKYKEGQEDVYDINAANVSEDDFDNADDVSSFLNDHYNNISSKTGYKTYLPTALHFNADWSFSSKFYVNLNTDLSLVSKDKLNTSHVSNIVSLAPRFESKWFSFYLPLSVVQNIGFQMGTGLRAGPLYIGSGSVISALISDDTKGADVYAGIKIPVYQGKTKDKDGDGVIDKLDGCPKEAGPAENNGCPWGDADADGVLDNEDNCPDVAGPVENNGCPWGDADADGVLDNEDDCPDVAGPVEQQGCPDTDGDGILDKDDKCVDEPGVPENNGCPLDTDGDGVYDKDDNCPENFGTVANNGCPEVTEAVQKALNNYAKTILFETGKTTIKSASESVLNDIIAILNEYPNAKFSIEGHTDSVGSEANNMKLSEGRASSVMNYLIEKGIASGRLSVKGFGESMPKDSNATKEGRANNRRVEINLVK from the coding sequence ATGAGAAAAATTACAATTTTTTTGGTGCTTGTACTGGGCTCCTGGTGTGCCAGATCACAATCGTTTCAGGGGTTTTTAGCCGATAATTATAGTGGCGTTAACAGTGTGATTGTTAACCCGGCCAATGCAACAGATTCTCGTTTTAAAACCGACATTAACTTTATTGGGGTTAGTGGTTTTGGAGGAAATGATTACTATGGTGTAAATATTTTAGATGCCTTAAAAGGGGATTACGATTTTGATTTGGATTCAAAAAAACATCCCAGCGAAAGCAATAACGGGGAGCTGAATGTTGATGTTATGGGACCATCATTCATGTTTAATTTAACTGAAAAAAGTTCCCTGGCGATTTTTACCAGAGCGCGATCATTTGTTAATGTAAATGATATAAACGGTAATACCATTGATGAAATTGATAACGATGAAACCGATGATTTCATGGTGAACGAAGGCGATTTTAATGCTTTCGGTCAGGCTTGGGGCGAATTAGGAATTACTTATGCCAGAGTATTATTTAACGAAGAGGAGCACTTTGTAAAAGGAGGTCTTACCTTGAAATATTTACAAGGAGGAGGAAGTGCCTATGCTACCGGAAAGAATGTTTCTGTCCTTTATGATGCCGATGGTGCGGGACCGGATTCAGGTAGTATTACTACAACCGGACAATTAACTTATGGGCGTTACGCTGAATTAGACAATGATAATTACGATTACGAAATTCCTAAAGCCAGTGGTTTTGGTGCCGACCTGGGGTTTGTATATGAATGGAGACCACATTACAACGATTATGTGTCAACCAATGCACAGGGAGAGACTTATGTTCGTAAAGATAAAAACAAGTATCAATTAAAACTGGGCTTATCCATTACCGATATTGGAGCCATAAAGTATAAAGAAGGTCAGGAAGATGTATACGACATTAATGCCGCAAATGTAAGTGAAGATGATTTCGATAATGCAGATGATGTTAGTAGTTTCCTGAATGATCATTACAATAATATAAGTAGCAAAACAGGGTATAAAACTTATTTGCCAACGGCATTACATTTTAATGCAGACTGGAGTTTCAGTAGTAAATTCTATGTAAATTTAAATACCGATTTATCTCTGGTGTCAAAAGATAAATTAAACACTAGTCATGTCTCTAATATAGTTTCGCTGGCGCCACGTTTCGAAAGCAAGTGGTTTAGTTTTTACTTGCCCTTAAGTGTGGTTCAGAATATCGGGTTTCAAATGGGAACAGGCTTACGTGCCGGACCACTATATATCGGTTCGGGTTCTGTGATTTCAGCTTTAATAAGTGATGATACCAAAGGAGCCGATGTGTATGCGGGAATTAAAATTCCGGTTTATCAGGGGAAAACCAAAGATAAGGATGGTGACGGTGTTATCGATAAGTTAGACGGATGTCCTAAAGAAGCAGGACCAGCTGAGAATAACGGTTGTCCATGGGGAGATGCGGATGCTGATGGTGTTTTAGATAATGAAGATAACTGTCCGGATGTCGCAGGACCAGTTGAAAATAACGGTTGTCCGTGGGGCGATGCGGATGCTGATGGTGTTTTAGATAATGAAGATGATTGTCCGGATGTTGCAGGACCAGTAGAACAGCAGGGTTGTCCTGATACTGATGGTGACGGTATTTTAGATAAAGATGATAAATGTGTTGATGAGCCTGGTGTTCCTGAAAATAATGGTTGCCCATTAGATACAGATGGAGACGGGGTGTATGATAAAGATGATAATTGCCCTGAGAACTTTGGTACAGTAGCTAATAATGGTTGTCCTGAAGTTACCGAAGCGGTGCAGAAGGCACTTAACAACTATGCAAAAACCATTTTGTTTGAAACAGGTAAAACCACAATTAAATCGGCGTCAGAAAGCGTTTTAAATGATATAATTGCTATTCTTAATGAATATCCAAACGCTAAATTCTCAATCGAAGGGCATACCGATAGTGTTGGTAGCGAAGCGAACAATATGAAACTTTCAGAAGGGCGCGCAAGTTCTGTAATGAACTATTTAATTGAAAAGGGTATTGCTTCAGGAAGGCTATCCGTTAAAGGCTTTGGAGAAAGCATGCCAAAAGACAGTAATGCTACAAAAGAAGGACGAGCAAATAACCGTCGTGTAGAGATTAACTTAGTGAAGTAA